The proteins below come from a single Mycolicibacterium sp. TY81 genomic window:
- a CDS encoding PecA family PE domain-processing aspartic protease, which translates to MAGAHRRPQRRNLAVSTWLGTGVAAVGVSAALLGGAAVASAAPSTDSESAASSAPAQAKKPPAQKPAKNKKKDTAAVADASDTKAASDTKPASDTQPADTKAADGDNDAKPARNRRTKADNTGRSATAPNAGTVAKLPSAAAQAVTNNPSTKNPLKSAAAVKPATDTAAKDTASPAAATPAAAATPSPAPAATPPVTVAAAETSTAAITSIPNTAAKALSSVTSPTAPANISGLLSVLAAVGQALGAATLATEETLAASVVGTTKTVSKLLGITPALATPTEKTSAASTLTPAPTETWQPGQTVTADEYINTALTEIAQARTLLGTSWVNGYSRYELRMAATYLTTYQANQQTLMDAYAANPTATNLSALKSNEALIGKAVTALKTARYWSANRDIKAIIVDATTNARIYASVPLSMYAGVEPIVTISVNGGPSIKVLVDTGSSGLVVNAKNVGQTGLGNSVGTGTGAYSGGLTYTYNTYNTTVNFGNGLVTTPVPVDVITDPAQQTAFANFLKYNGVVGVLGVGTNAVGPGPGLVTTGLPGALKNGIYIDEASKTLTFGPNPLPARVSTSGSPNVIGSITINGVNTPINLLIDSGGVYGTIPSTLVNSSQMTAVNGTDGTVSYYLLNAGTPISVYDADGNLLYSYTTTSTFRPTVTTDDYNAELSNTGAMPFLHNRIYIDYSTANGSTVFDL; encoded by the coding sequence ATGGCTGGTGCACACCGTCGCCCGCAACGCCGGAACTTGGCGGTATCGACGTGGCTGGGCACCGGAGTCGCGGCGGTCGGCGTCAGCGCGGCACTCCTCGGTGGCGCGGCTGTCGCGAGCGCTGCCCCGTCGACCGACTCCGAGTCCGCCGCGTCGTCCGCGCCGGCACAGGCCAAGAAGCCGCCCGCCCAGAAGCCCGCCAAGAACAAGAAGAAGGACACGGCCGCTGTTGCGGACGCGTCGGACACAAAGGCCGCGTCGGACACCAAGCCCGCTTCGGACACCCAGCCCGCCGACACCAAGGCCGCGGACGGCGACAACGACGCGAAGCCCGCCCGCAATCGCCGCACGAAGGCCGACAACACCGGCCGCTCGGCGACCGCCCCGAACGCCGGGACCGTCGCGAAGCTCCCCTCGGCCGCCGCCCAGGCGGTGACGAACAACCCGTCGACGAAGAACCCGCTCAAGTCGGCCGCCGCGGTGAAGCCGGCCACGGACACCGCAGCCAAGGACACGGCCTCGCCGGCAGCCGCGACGCCTGCCGCCGCGGCGACGCCGTCGCCGGCACCGGCCGCCACCCCGCCGGTCACCGTCGCGGCAGCCGAAACATCCACGGCTGCAATCACTTCGATTCCGAACACCGCCGCGAAGGCGCTCAGCAGCGTCACCTCGCCGACGGCCCCCGCCAACATATCCGGACTGCTGTCGGTACTCGCGGCCGTCGGCCAGGCGCTCGGCGCCGCCACCCTGGCCACAGAGGAGACCCTGGCCGCGTCCGTGGTCGGCACGACCAAAACCGTGAGCAAGCTGCTGGGCATCACGCCCGCCCTGGCCACCCCCACCGAAAAGACCAGTGCCGCATCGACTCTCACCCCGGCACCCACCGAGACGTGGCAGCCGGGACAGACTGTCACCGCGGACGAGTACATCAACACCGCGCTGACGGAGATCGCGCAGGCGCGCACGCTCCTCGGCACCAGTTGGGTCAACGGGTACTCCCGGTACGAGTTGCGGATGGCGGCCACCTATCTCACGACGTACCAGGCGAACCAGCAGACTCTGATGGACGCGTACGCGGCCAACCCGACCGCGACGAACCTGAGTGCGCTGAAGTCGAACGAGGCGCTGATCGGCAAGGCCGTGACCGCGCTGAAGACCGCGCGTTATTGGTCGGCGAATCGCGACATCAAGGCCATCATCGTCGACGCCACCACCAACGCCCGCATCTACGCCTCGGTTCCGCTGTCCATGTACGCGGGCGTCGAGCCGATCGTCACCATCTCGGTGAACGGCGGGCCGAGCATCAAGGTGCTGGTGGACACCGGATCGTCCGGGCTGGTGGTCAATGCCAAGAACGTCGGCCAGACCGGGCTCGGCAATTCGGTAGGTACCGGCACCGGCGCCTACAGCGGCGGGCTGACCTACACCTACAACACCTACAACACCACGGTGAACTTCGGTAATGGCCTCGTCACGACGCCTGTCCCGGTCGACGTCATCACCGACCCGGCTCAGCAGACCGCATTCGCCAACTTCCTGAAGTACAACGGGGTCGTCGGTGTCCTCGGTGTCGGCACCAATGCGGTGGGCCCCGGCCCGGGACTGGTCACCACCGGCCTGCCCGGCGCGCTGAAGAACGGCATCTACATCGACGAGGCCAGCAAGACGCTGACCTTCGGCCCCAACCCGCTGCCGGCGCGCGTCAGCACGTCGGGTTCGCCGAACGTGATCGGTTCGATAACCATCAACGGGGTCAACACACCGATCAATCTGCTCATCGACTCGGGTGGCGTCTACGGCACCATCCCGTCGACGCTGGTGAACTCCTCCCAGATGACCGCTGTCAACGGTACCGACGGCACGGTGAGCTACTACCTGCTGAACGCGGGCACGCCGATCTCGGTGTACGACGCCGACGGCAACCTGCTGTACTCGTACACCACCACCTCGACGTTCCGGCCGACGGTGACCACCGACGACTACAACGCCGAACTGTCGAACACCGGCGCAATGCCGTTCCTGCACAACCGGATCTACATCGACTACTCCACCGCAAACGGATCGACGGTCTTCGACCTGTAG